The nucleotide sequence GAGCTCACCGGCGTCGAACGCTTCAAGGACCAGCAAGCGCAAACGCTGTCGGGCGGATGGAAGCAGCGCCTCGCGCTCGCCTCGGCGTTGCTGCACGACCCACAAGTGCTCTTCCTCGACGAGCCGACCGCGGGCATCGATCCGGTCGCTCGTCGCGACCTATGGGATCTGTTGTTCAAGCTCGCGGGCGATGGCCGGACGCTGTTCGTCACGACGCACTATATGGACGAAGCCGAGCGGTGCACGCGCGTCGGCTACATCTACGACGGCGATCTCATCGCGCAGGGAACGCTCGACGAGTTGCGCGCGCTGCCGGGCGTCAACGCGCCTGGCACCGTTCGCTATTTCGTACGCTCGGATCGGGTGATGACGGCGTTCGCGCGTGCGCGCTCGCTGCCGTACGTCCGCGACGTCACGATCTTCGGCCGAGATCTCCACCTCGTCGTGTCGTCCGACGTCGACTCCAAGCGTGTCGCGTCGGACCTGTCTGAAGCGGGAGTGTCGATCGTCGAGCGGATCGAGCCGTCGCTCGAAGACGTCTTCGTCGCGTTGACGCGCGCTCGGGCGAACGTCGCATGAGGCGTCCGTTCGACCTTCGCGGATTCGGCGCGGTCTTGTACAAGGAACTGATCCACGTCGTCCACGACCCAACGACGCTCGTGCTCGCGCTCGCGCTGCCGCTCCTCCAGCTGCTCATATTCGGTTATGCGATCAACACGCGCGTCGAGCACATCGGCACCGCATATCTCGACGAAGACCACGGTCAGATCGCCGTACGTGTGCTCGACGCCTTGCGTGCGTCGCAGGATTTCAACCTCGTGTACGAGGCTGGATCGCGCGAGCAGCTCCACGAGCTCATCGTCGCCGACAAGGTGAAGATCGCGATCGACGTTCCGCCGAATTTCTCGGCCGACGTCATCGCGGGAAGACCTGCCCAGCTCCAGGTCCTCATCGACGGCTCGGACTCGTCGATCGCAGACGTCGCGCTCGCTTCGGCATCGTCGATCGGCTCGGCGTTGAGCGCTCAGCTCGACCCGCGCTTGAGCGTGACGCCGCAGCTCATCGACGTGCGGCCGAGGACGCTCTTCAATCCGAGCCTGCGCAGCGCGAACTTCCTCGTGCCCGGGCTCATCGGCGTCATCATGCAGATCATCACGATCTTCTTGACGGCGCTCGCGATCGTCGGTGAGCGCGAGCGCGGCACGCTCGACCAGCTGCTCGTGACGCCCATCGGCTCGACCGGTCTCATGCTCGGCAAGATCGTGCCGTACGCCGCGATCGGGTTCGTCGACTTCCTCGGCGTGTTCGCCGCTATGCTGTTCGTATTCAAAGTGCCGATCGCCGGTAGCGCGCTGCTGCTGCTCGTCCTCGCGATCGGGTTCTTGCTCGCGGCGCTCGGCTTGGGTCTGCTCGTCTCGAGCGTCGCACGCTCGCAGCTCCAGGCGATGCTCATGACGATGGGCATCATGCTGCCGTCGATCTTGCTCTCGGGCTTCTTCTTCGAACGCGACGCGATGCCGTGGATCATGCAGCTCCTCGGTTATGCGATTCCGCTGACCTACTTCCTCGAGATCCTCCGCGGCATCATCTTGCGCGGCGCAGGCCTTGCGGAGCTCTGGCCGTCGGTCACCGCGATGCTCTCGCTCGGCTTGTTCCTCGTGATCGTCGCATCGGTCCGCTTCGCCCGCACCACATCATGACCGCTTGAGAGACTGGGGAGCGGTCGAGATTCATCTCGACCGCCGCGGCCTCGCACGTAAGGAAAAGGGGAGCGGTCGAGATGCTCTGAGTAAAGGGGAGCGGTCGAGATTCATCTCGACCGCCGCGGCCTCGCACGTAAGGAAAAGGGAGCGGTCGAGTTGCTCTGAGTAAAGGGGAGCGGTCGAGATTCATCTCGACCGCCGCGGCCTCGCCTGGACGATAGGTTCAAGCGAAGTGAAGCCCTTATCATGAGATTTCACAGGACACCACCGCGCCTTGAAGACGTCGACTATGCTCAGGATTTAACGTACCTCATCACATTCTGCGTCGCCGACAGACGCGCGGCGTTTTCTGAGTCAACTATCGCGTCGATCGCGACCGAAGAACTGCGCCACTTTCGCGATGCCGGTTTGTACTATCTCTACGGATACGCCGTTATGCCCGACCACATTCACGCGGTCATGCGTCTGCGAAAGGTCGGCATCCACCTATCGAAGGTTGTCAGAACGCTGCGCGCCGCCATCACGATACGAGTTCGCAGACTTATCGATGGATTCGAGTGGCAGCGCGGCTATCACGAGCGGATCATACACGGTGTGAGAGAATGCCGAGAAACGGTCGACTACGTTCTTGCGAACCCTTTCCGGGCCGGCCTCGTAGCAGCTCACGAACAGTACGAATACTCAGGGATTGTCGATCGTTGGCGTTGACTCGGCTAGACCGCGGCGGTCGAGATGAATCTCGACCGCTCCCCCAACCTACGTGTTTTGGCCGCCCTCATCCCAACCGGTTAGACCGCGGCGGTCGAGATAGATCTCGACCGCTCCTCAACCTACGCGGCTCGACCGCTGCCATCCCAGTCGGCTAGACCGCGGCGGTCGAGATGAATCTCGACCGCTCCCCCAACTTAGTTGTCTCGACCGCTCCCCCAACCTACGCGCCTCGGCTGCCCCCAACCGCTCGCAGCGTTTAGTCGCCGGCGTCGGTGCCGACGAGCTCGATCGTGTCCTCGCGTTCGAGGGTCGGCGTGGTCGCCATAAGGCGACGGTTGACGAAACGGCCGCCGGAGCGGTTTGCGACGGCGAGGTAAAGCGTCGGGACGACGAGCAACGAGAGGAACGTCGACGTGACGAGTCCGCCGATGACGACGGTCGCGAGCGGTGCTTGCGTCGAACTGCCTGCCTCGATGCCGAACGCAAGCGGCAGCATGCCGCCGCAGGTCGCGAACATCGTCATGAGGATGGGCCGCAATCGCATCGGCCCCGCGCGCATAAGGGCGTCGCGAGCGGACAGACCCTCTTCTCGCAGCTGGCGCGTGAATTCGACGACGAGGATCGCGTTCTTCACCGCGATGCCGACGAGCATGAGCGAACCGATGAATGCGGTGAGGCCGAAGGCGCGATTCGTGATGAGCAGCGAACTGATGATGCCCACGAGCGACAACGGGATCGATGTCATGATGATGAGCGGATCGACGTACGACTCGAACTGCGCGGCGAGCAGCATATAGATGAGGAGTATCGCGAGGCCGACCGCCAAGTACATCCCGCTGAAGCTGTTCTGACCCTGGACGATCTCAGGGCCATATTGCCAGCGATAGCCGTCGGGCAGGTGCATGCCGTCCATGACGACCGCCGCGTCTTTGAGAATCGGCCCGAGCGGCCTTCCCGAGATAGGCGCTTGGATCTCGATATTCCGTTGACGGTTCAGACGGCTGATCGCAGACGGGCCGAAGCCTTGCGAAAGAGCCGCGACGCTGCCCAGCGTCAGACCGTTCGACTGCGCTTGCGATCCGCTCCCGACCGGGTTTGCGCCGGTCGGATCGTACACACCCGGATTCGAAGAACCGCCGGCCGACGTGGTCCCACCTGAGCCGTTCGCGGCACCGGCCGGCAGCTCGAGTTGACCCAGCGCGTTGAACGAGCGCCGCTGCGCCGCGGGCAGTTGCACGATGATCGGATATTGGATGCCGTTGACCTGGAAGAAAGAGGCCGTCGAACCATTCGTCGCCGTATCGATGAAGCCGGCGAGGTCGCCCGTGCCGAGCCCGGACATCATCGCCTTCGTGCGATCGATCGCGACATCGACCTCCGGCTGCGCTTCGGTCACATTCGTGTCGGGTTGACCGACGCCGGGTATCTGCGCGAGTCGCGACATCGCGTCGTTCGAAAGCGCCTGTAGTCTGTTGATGTCCGGTCCGAACAACTCGACCTCGAGCGCGGTCTGACCCTGCGATATCTGGCGCTGGACGATGTCGATGGTCTGACCGCGGACGATAGATCCGGCAAGCGCGGCGCGGAGCTTCGGATCCGAGCTCCTGCCGGAAAGCTTCGCGTTCCACTCGTGGACGAATGACGCCGCCGCGCTTGCGCTCGTTCCGGGCTGCAGCGTTACCTGCAGCGTCGCACGGTTCGTGATCGGGCGAGCCGACGTGAAGCCGGTCTGGCCAACGGTGGACCCGACCGCGACGACGCGTGGATCTTTGCGCAACGCCGACTCGATGACGCGAGAAACGGCATCGGTGCGCGCGAGCGCATCGCCGTTGGGCGTCTGCAGCCCGATGGAGACGAAGCGTGAGTCGGACGCCGGGAAGATCTCCGTCTGCACGACGCCCGCGAGCAGCGAGCCGAGCGCTATGACGAACAAGCCGATCGCACAGCCGAGCACCGCACGCGGCCGATCGAGGCAGAAGCCGAGCGCGCGCCTGTAGGTATCCTCGAACCGCGCATATCCGTGGTCGAATCGCGCGCCGAAGGTGCGGCGTCCATCATCGCCGTCTGCCGCCGTATCGCGACGGCGGAGGATGCTGGCGGAAAGCATCGGCACCGCGGTGACGGCGACGAGAAGCGAGATACCGACCGCGCTCATGACGACGATCGCGAACGGGGTGAAGATGAGCCCCTGCAATCCGGGGATGAGCATGAGCGGGAAGAACACGGTGATGACCGTGATCGACGATGCGAGGACCGCCGTGAAGATCTGCGTCGTCGCCTTTTCCGCCGCCGCGACCGGCGCGTTTCCCGCGCGCAGGAAACGCGAGATGTTCTCGATGACGACGACGGCATCGTCGACGATGAGGCCGACGCCGAGCGCGACGCCGCCGAGGGTCATGACGTTGAGCGACTCATGGAGGAGGTATGCGACGAAGAGCGTGCCGAGGATCGAGACCGGCAGCGATACGGCGACGATGACCGTCGACCGCCAAGAGTGCAGGAACAAGAGGATGATGAGCACAGCGAGCACCGCACCGTAGATCGCCGTGTGCTCGAGCGATGCGAGCGCGCTCAAGATGAATTCGCGCTGATCGAGCATCGTCTCGAAGTGCATCTGCGGATACGACTTGTGGATGTCCGCGAACTTCGCCGACAGCTCGTTGGCGACGGCGACGATGTTCGCGTCGGGTTGTGCCGTGATGTTGAGGAGCACCGACTGCTGACCGTTGAGTCGGGAGAAGACGCGCTGTTCTTGGATGCTGTCCGAGACGCTCGCGATGTCCTTGAGCCGTATCGCCGATCCGGCTTGGACCGCGATGACCGTATCGCCGACGTCGGCGGCGGATTTGTAAAGCGCGCTCGTGCGGATGCCGTATTCCTCCGGCCCGATCTGGATGATGCCGGCGGGAATGTCGACATTCTCGTTCGAGATGCGGTTCATGACGTCCGTGAGCGTCAGTCCGATCGCAGCGAGCTTGTGCTCGTCGGGCTGCACCATGATCGCGCGCTGCGCCGCGCCGGAGACGCTGACGCTGCCGACGCCATGGACCGAGGCGAGCTCGTCGGAGAGCTGGTTGTTGATGATGTCGGAGAGGTCGCGCTGCGTGCGCGCGGGATCCGTCACTTCGAGCGTGAGTATCGGCAGGGCGTTCGGATCCGCCTTGATGATCTGCGGCTCTTGCAGCGCAGGGTCGTTCGGCAGCGACGCGCGGATGCGTGCCACCTGCTGCTGGACGTCGACGGCGGCGACGTCGATGTTCGTGCCGTAGTCGAACTGGATGCGTACGCTCGAGACGCCCGGCGCCGAGGTCGACTCGAGGATGTCGATGCCGGACACCCGGCTCACCGCGTTCTCGATCGGCCGCGTCACGGTCGACTCGATCGTCTCCGGCGATGCATTCGTGTACAGAACGGTGACGAATACGACCGGGGGTGCGAACGACGGCAACAGCGCGACTGGCAAGCGTGGAGCTGCGAAGATGCCGAGGACGACGATCGCAGCCGAGAGCATCGTCACCGCGACCCTGCGCGTGACGGCGAAACGAGCGATGGACATTAGTGCGGGGAGACCTCGAGATCCACGATAATTAGGCTCCCGATTCAATGCGGGCGAGAACCTACCATTTTGTGCCGAGCTTCGCTCGGCCGGTCGAGATGAATCTCGACCGCTCCCAACTTTGCGCCCATCGAGCGTTAAGGCTGGGAATCGGCTGTGAGCTCTAGCGCTCCTCGCAGCGACCCGCCGCTCCTCTCGAGAGCGTCTCTCGCGCGCGCCGCGTCGACGCCGCGCGCGAGCATGTACGCCGCGATCTTCACGCGACCGCCGCTTTCATCCAGCGCTCGCGCTGCATCTTCTGCCGATGCTCCGGACGCGAGTTGCGTCAAGCGCAGCGCTCGAGCGCGCAGCTTGCGATTCGTCGGCGCGACGTCGACCATGAGGTTGCGATACACTTTGCCGAGACGCACCATGACAGCCGTGCTGAGCGCGGTGAGCGCCATCTTCTGCGCCGCGGCGGCCTTCATCCGCGTCGATCCCG is from Candidatus Eremiobacteraceae bacterium and encodes:
- a CDS encoding ABC transporter ATP-binding protein; its protein translation is MTVTIETKALTKRYGVHTVVNGIDLRIESGSIFGFLGPNGSGKSTTIKMLCGLVAPTSGSASVDGHDIVHDGDGVRLAIGYMSQSFSLYGDLTVDQNLEFYGRAYALEAVARERRKREVAELTGVERFKDQQAQTLSGGWKQRLALASALLHDPQVLFLDEPTAGIDPVARRDLWDLLFKLAGDGRTLFVTTHYMDEAERCTRVGYIYDGDLIAQGTLDELRALPGVNAPGTVRYFVRSDRVMTAFARARSLPYVRDVTIFGRDLHLVVSSDVDSKRVASDLSEAGVSIVERIEPSLEDVFVALTRARANVA
- a CDS encoding ABC transporter permease, translated to MRRPFDLRGFGAVLYKELIHVVHDPTTLVLALALPLLQLLIFGYAINTRVEHIGTAYLDEDHGQIAVRVLDALRASQDFNLVYEAGSREQLHELIVADKVKIAIDVPPNFSADVIAGRPAQLQVLIDGSDSSIADVALASASSIGSALSAQLDPRLSVTPQLIDVRPRTLFNPSLRSANFLVPGLIGVIMQIITIFLTALAIVGERERGTLDQLLVTPIGSTGLMLGKIVPYAAIGFVDFLGVFAAMLFVFKVPIAGSALLLLVLAIGFLLAALGLGLLVSSVARSQLQAMLMTMGIMLPSILLSGFFFERDAMPWIMQLLGYAIPLTYFLEILRGIILRGAGLAELWPSVTAMLSLGLFLVIVASVRFARTTS
- a CDS encoding transposase; translation: MRFHRTPPRLEDVDYAQDLTYLITFCVADRRAAFSESTIASIATEELRHFRDAGLYYLYGYAVMPDHIHAVMRLRKVGIHLSKVVRTLRAAITIRVRRLIDGFEWQRGYHERIIHGVRECRETVDYVLANPFRAGLVAAHEQYEYSGIVDRWR
- a CDS encoding efflux RND transporter permease subunit gives rise to the protein MSIARFAVTRRVAVTMLSAAIVVLGIFAAPRLPVALLPSFAPPVVFVTVLYTNASPETIESTVTRPIENAVSRVSGIDILESTSAPGVSSVRIQFDYGTNIDVAAVDVQQQVARIRASLPNDPALQEPQIIKADPNALPILTLEVTDPARTQRDLSDIINNQLSDELASVHGVGSVSVSGAAQRAIMVQPDEHKLAAIGLTLTDVMNRISNENVDIPAGIIQIGPEEYGIRTSALYKSAADVGDTVIAVQAGSAIRLKDIASVSDSIQEQRVFSRLNGQQSVLLNITAQPDANIVAVANELSAKFADIHKSYPQMHFETMLDQREFILSALASLEHTAIYGAVLAVLIILLFLHSWRSTVIVAVSLPVSILGTLFVAYLLHESLNVMTLGGVALGVGLIVDDAVVVIENISRFLRAGNAPVAAAEKATTQIFTAVLASSITVITVFFPLMLIPGLQGLIFTPFAIVVMSAVGISLLVAVTAVPMLSASILRRRDTAADGDDGRRTFGARFDHGYARFEDTYRRALGFCLDRPRAVLGCAIGLFVIALGSLLAGVVQTEIFPASDSRFVSIGLQTPNGDALARTDAVSRVIESALRKDPRVVAVGSTVGQTGFTSARPITNRATLQVTLQPGTSASAAASFVHEWNAKLSGRSSDPKLRAALAGSIVRGQTIDIVQRQISQGQTALEVELFGPDINRLQALSNDAMSRLAQIPGVGQPDTNVTEAQPEVDVAIDRTKAMMSGLGTGDLAGFIDTATNGSTASFFQVNGIQYPIIVQLPAAQRRSFNALGQLELPAGAANGSGGTTSAGGSSNPGVYDPTGANPVGSGSQAQSNGLTLGSVAALSQGFGPSAISRLNRQRNIEIQAPISGRPLGPILKDAAVVMDGMHLPDGYRWQYGPEIVQGQNSFSGMYLAVGLAILLIYMLLAAQFESYVDPLIIMTSIPLSLVGIISSLLITNRAFGLTAFIGSLMLVGIAVKNAILVVEFTRQLREEGLSARDALMRAGPMRLRPILMTMFATCGGMLPLAFGIEAGSSTQAPLATVVIGGLVTSTFLSLLVVPTLYLAVANRSGGRFVNRRLMATTPTLEREDTIELVGTDAGD